The following are from one region of the Coccinella septempunctata chromosome 7, icCocSept1.1, whole genome shotgun sequence genome:
- the LOC123317198 gene encoding trehalase-like has translation MFSNIGIFLLPAVFLKIVSPYSIPSCDSHIYCQGELLDTVQRAKIFPDSKTFVDQRMLYDESVIFENFQQLMNTSDNRPSRDQIRTFVQSNFAEGNELQNWTLPDYDPNPPFLQKVNNSTLRYLATEIVKIWPTLARKIKADIIQDSSRYSIIPVPNPFVVPGGRFKESYYWDSFWIVEGLLISGMTQTAQGMIENFLYIVDKYGFIPNGLRVYYLNRSHPPLLTSMVTLLMNYTNDLEWLRRNIHLLDKELEFFLSNRTFQVSYKWKTHTMFHYDSESGSPRPESYIEDVETCATLKEATHIEECYKEMKSTAESGWDFTYRWVFDDNGGNNANRTYTQCRRIIPVDLNSMLAKAMRELKNLHLLLGDTDKYFYWQQKYDDLEEAINDVLYHKGIWFDYDVKFRIHRKYFYPSNLAPLWAEINGPVSTEELGKNAYSYLISSGITSYLGGIPNSLNNTGEQWDFPMAWAPSQSIVIQGLRRSGQKDAQQLAKTLAGRWLMSNLMAYKRTGEMYEKYDAVHPGQAGGGGEYSVQTGFGWTNGVALEFIVDFFSL, from the coding sequence AGTATTCCTTAAAATAGTGAGTCCTTACTCCATACCATCCTGCGACAGCCACATATACTGCCAAGGCGAACTCTTGGACACAGTACAAAGGGCTAAAATTTtcccagattctaaaacattcGTCGATCAGCGAATGCTCTACGATGAATCAGTGATATTCGAGAATTTCCAGCAACTCATGAACACATCCGACAATCGACCCAGCAGGGACCAAATAAGAACATTCGTACAAAGCAATTTCGCCGAAGGCAACGAGCTCCAAAACTGGACTCTGCCAGACTACGACCCAAACCCCCCGTTCTTGCAGAAAGTCAACAACAGCACTTTGAGATACTTGGCCACAGAAATCGTCAAGATATGGCCTACGTTGGCTAGGAAAATCAAAGCTGATATAATCCAGGACAGTTCGAGGTACTCCATAATTCCTGTGCCAAACCCTTTTGTCGTACCAGGTGGCAGGTTCAAGGAATCGTACTATTGGGATAGTTTCTGGATTGTGGAAGGCCTCCTGATCTCTGGCATGACCCAGACGGCCCAAGGTATGATCGAGAACTTTCTTTATATAGTGGACAAATATGGATTCATACCGAACGGTCTCAGAGTTTACTATCTCAATAGATCTCATCCACCTCTACTGACGTCCATGGTTACACTCCTGATGAACTATACCAACGATTTGGAATGGTTGCGACGAAACATACATCTCCTGGACAAAGAACTTGAATTCTTCCTGAGTAACAGAACGTTTCAGGTGAGTTACAAATGGAAAACTCACACGATGTTTCACTATGACAGTGAAAGTGGTTCTCCACGTCCAGAATCATATATTGAAGACGTCGAGACTTGCGCTACCCTAAAAGAGGCGACACACATAGAAGAATGTTACAAAGAGATGAAAAGCACCGCTGAAAGCGGCTGGGACTTCACTTACCGATGGGTTTTCGACGATAATGGCGGCAATAACGCCAACAGAACTTACACGCAATGTAGAAGGATCATACCTGTCGATTTGAATTCGATGCTGGCCAAAGCGATGAGAGAACTCAAAAATCTCCATTTGTTATTAGGAGATACCGATAAGTATTTCTACTGGCAACAGAAATACGATGATCTGGAAGAAGCCATAAATGACGTTCTTTACCATAAAGGAATTTGGTTCGATTACGACGTTAAATTTAGAATACACAGGAAGTACTTCTATCCGTCCAATTTGGCACCTCTTTGGGCTGAGATCAACGGCCCAGTATCGACCGAGGAACTGGGGAAAAACGCATACTCTTACCTTATATCCTCCGGCATAACCTCATACCTCGGTGGTATTCCCAACTCCCTGAACAACACGGGGGAGCAATGGGATTTTCCAATGGCTTGGGCGCCTTCCCAATCGATTGTGATTCAAGGACTCCGACGCAGCGGCCAGAAAGATGCCCAACAACTGGCCAAAACATTGGCCGGCAGATGGCTCATGTCCAATCTGATGGCGTATAAAAGGACCGGTGAAATGTACGAAAAATACGATGCTGTTCATCCAGGACAAGCTGGCGGTGGTGGGGAGTATTCTGTACAGACCGGATTTGGTTGGACTAATGGAGTTGCGTTAGAATTTATCGTCGACTTTTTTAGCTTGTAA